A part of Paenibacillus sp. IHBB 10380 genomic DNA contains:
- a CDS encoding kinase/pyrophosphorylase, with product MVIITIYSDSIGDTVDAVMQAALHLFDNQQFSIKRYGNVRHEDELRKLMKEAAQQSLENFGFFCV from the coding sequence ATTGTAATCATTACTATTTACTCAGATTCTATAGGTGATACTGTGGATGCCGTCATGCAGGCTGCCTTACACCTATTCGACAATCAACAGTTTAGTATTAAACGTTATGGCAACGTCAGACATGAGGACGAATTGCGAAAACTAATGAAAGAAGCAGCGCAGCAAAGTCTAGAAAACTTCGGGTTTTTTTGCGTATAG
- a CDS encoding FecCD family ABC transporter permease: protein MHRRQTGKHILILLLLSLLVVVVSIICLSVGSVHIPLKEVLFSLMGQNEESSDLIIMQFRLPRIVAALLIGAALAVSGALLQGVIRNPLASPDLLGVTGGASVAVVAFMTLFVGYSIHWVPVIAIVGAFIAAAINYGLAWKKGISIFRLVLIGIGISTAMGALTMFLLISGPAYLAAQVLNWMTGSIYGINWKYIESLWPWIAVFIPLSLLYAKELDIQSLGEEVAVGLGSRLQRTRMIVLFCSVALAGAAVGIAGTISFIGLLAPHMARKLAGNSYMILIPVSALLGAIILLLADMAGRMLFQPLDIPAGVFTAGVGAPFFMYLLFKRKAV, encoded by the coding sequence ATGCATAGACGTCAAACAGGAAAGCATATCTTAATCCTTTTATTGCTGAGTCTCCTTGTGGTTGTTGTGTCCATTATTTGCTTATCAGTAGGTAGTGTGCATATTCCGCTTAAGGAAGTTTTATTCTCTCTTATGGGTCAGAATGAAGAGAGCAGTGACTTAATCATCATGCAGTTTCGTTTACCCCGAATCGTAGCAGCTCTATTAATCGGAGCGGCATTAGCGGTTTCTGGTGCCTTACTCCAAGGGGTAATTCGTAACCCACTTGCATCTCCGGATTTACTGGGAGTGACAGGCGGAGCTTCGGTGGCAGTAGTTGCCTTTATGACCTTGTTCGTAGGCTATAGTATTCACTGGGTTCCGGTAATTGCCATCGTGGGGGCCTTCATTGCTGCTGCTATCAATTATGGGCTGGCTTGGAAAAAAGGGATATCAATATTCAGACTGGTGCTTATTGGTATCGGAATATCGACTGCTATGGGCGCGCTTACGATGTTCTTGCTCATAAGCGGACCTGCTTATTTGGCCGCACAAGTATTGAATTGGATGACGGGAAGTATCTACGGGATCAATTGGAAATATATCGAATCCCTATGGCCATGGATTGCTGTCTTTATTCCACTGTCCCTGCTATATGCGAAAGAATTGGATATTCAATCGTTGGGTGAAGAAGTGGCTGTTGGTCTGGGAAGTCGTCTCCAGCGTACCCGCATGATTGTATTGTTCTGTAGTGTTGCGCTCGCGGGTGCGGCGGTTGGGATCGCCGGTACAATCTCGTTTATCGGATTATTAGCTCCACATATGGCTAGAAAACTTGCAGGGAACTCTTATATGATCCTCATACCCGTTTCTGCACTCTTGGGTGCGATTATTTTACTATTAGCAGATATGGCAGGGAGAATGCTCTTCCAACCCCTTGATATTCCCGCAGGAGTATTCACAGCGGGAGTGGGTGCTCCCTTTTTTATGTATCTGTTGTTCAAACGAAAGGCTGTTTAA
- a CDS encoding sugar phosphate isomerase/epimerase family protein codes for MQQMRIGTLVGGEDAVRVLPQIIPHGFESFALTFWQSTQKVDLSELSKQVKDIIDEKDIIISSVGIFGNPLTGEGDNADTIASWERLIDHAHEFGTDLVTGFTGRMPGPIDGSMKRFAEVFGELSKRAEDRGVRIAFENCAMRGNWQEGDWNIAHNPTAWEMMFDAVPADNLGLQWEPCHQMLALIDPIPQLRKWMDKIFNVHGKDATIAWDIIHEYGIHGSKEYVWHRTPGFGDTNWSDIISILRQGGYNGTIDIEGFHDPVYRDDWEMTGQVHALNYLKHCRGGDFIPNP; via the coding sequence ATGCAACAAATGCGTATAGGTACACTAGTAGGCGGAGAAGACGCGGTAAGAGTACTTCCACAAATTATACCCCATGGGTTTGAATCTTTCGCGCTCACATTCTGGCAATCCACTCAGAAGGTGGATTTATCTGAATTATCCAAACAAGTGAAAGACATTATAGATGAGAAGGATATTATCATATCCAGCGTTGGTATATTCGGGAATCCGTTAACAGGTGAGGGGGATAATGCGGATACTATAGCTAGCTGGGAACGGCTAATTGATCATGCCCATGAATTTGGAACCGATTTAGTGACAGGTTTCACGGGTCGTATGCCGGGTCCTATTGATGGATCCATGAAACGTTTCGCAGAAGTATTCGGGGAACTAAGTAAAAGAGCAGAGGATCGTGGAGTACGTATAGCATTTGAGAACTGTGCTATGCGTGGTAACTGGCAGGAGGGGGATTGGAATATTGCTCACAATCCTACGGCATGGGAGATGATGTTCGATGCAGTTCCAGCGGATAATCTAGGGTTACAATGGGAGCCGTGTCACCAAATGCTCGCATTGATCGATCCCATTCCACAGCTACGTAAATGGATGGACAAAATATTCAATGTACATGGCAAAGATGCTACAATCGCTTGGGATATCATACATGAATATGGAATTCATGGTTCGAAGGAGTATGTATGGCACCGGACACCAGGATTTGGAGATACGAACTGGAGTGATATTATTTCTATTCTTCGTCAAGGTGGATATAACGGAACGATAGATATCGAAGGATTTCATGATCCAGTCTATCGCGATGATTGGGAAATGACAGGTCAAGTACATGCGCTGAATTATTTGAAACACTGCCGTGGTGGTGACTTTATTCCTAATCCATGA
- a CDS encoding FecCD family ABC transporter permease has product MGFLMTSRRGKLVGMGVGAILLLVCILASILFGLHQYGIRDLWLAYNQFDGSNDHLIITNTRVPRALIAAAVGASLAIAGAIMQVLTKNPLASPSIFGINAGAVLFIVIGLAVFGSSLTMNSMIWIAFVGATITSLFVYILGMQGSGGFEPIKLTLAGAAVAAFASSVTSGIILINKESLDSALFWMIGSVSGRQLDHLFIVFPYMSVGLFISMLLAGSLNVMALGDDSAKGLGQRLMLTRVVSTIAVVLLAGSSVAAAGPIAFIGLIVPHLCRYIVGNDHRWLLPYCALTGATLLVAADIASRFILMPKEIPVGVATALIGVPFLIYVARRRKHA; this is encoded by the coding sequence ATGGGATTTTTGATGACAAGCCGTAGAGGTAAGTTGGTTGGTATGGGGGTAGGCGCCATTTTACTGCTTGTCTGTATTCTAGCTAGTATTTTGTTTGGCCTTCATCAATACGGAATAAGAGATTTATGGCTAGCTTATAATCAATTTGATGGTTCTAATGATCATCTCATTATTACGAATACACGGGTACCTCGAGCATTAATAGCCGCAGCGGTAGGAGCTAGTCTGGCTATTGCAGGTGCTATTATGCAGGTACTAACGAAGAATCCGTTAGCTTCTCCATCTATATTTGGAATTAATGCAGGTGCAGTCTTATTTATTGTCATTGGACTGGCTGTATTTGGATCTTCTTTAACGATGAACAGCATGATCTGGATCGCCTTTGTAGGCGCAACTATCACATCGCTATTTGTATATATCTTAGGTATGCAGGGAAGTGGAGGGTTTGAACCTATTAAACTCACACTGGCTGGTGCAGCCGTTGCTGCATTCGCTTCTTCTGTCACATCGGGGATCATATTAATAAATAAAGAGTCGTTAGATTCGGCCTTGTTCTGGATGATTGGTTCTGTTTCAGGAAGACAATTGGATCATCTATTCATTGTGTTTCCGTATATGTCTGTTGGATTGTTCATATCGATGCTGTTAGCGGGTTCTTTGAACGTAATGGCACTAGGAGATGACAGCGCCAAGGGTCTGGGCCAACGCCTGATGCTCACTCGTGTTGTGTCAACCATTGCTGTTGTCCTTCTCGCAGGAAGCTCCGTTGCCGCAGCTGGCCCCATTGCTTTCATAGGACTCATCGTTCCACATCTATGCAGATACATAGTAGGTAATGACCATCGCTGGTTACTTCCTTATTGCGCTCTAACAGGGGCAACACTCCTTGTCGCAGCAGATATTGCTTCACGTTTCATCCTAATGCCGAAGGAAATTCCTGTAGGTGTCGCAACAGCACTTATTGGTGTTCCATTCCTGATCTACGTGGCTAGAAGGAGGAAACATGCATAG
- a CDS encoding TIGR01777 family oxidoreductase: MRRVILAGGTGFVGTYFEERFKNLGYEVKIISRQEGHISWESHTEIVEAIENSDILINLAGKSVNCRYNDKNKEEILKSRTETTRILGNAILECNNPPLLWINSSTATIYRHAEDRPMTEENGEIGSGFSVDVAKEWERAFFTFELLHTRQVALRIAIVLGENGGVMTPFKNLVKFGLGGVQGSGNQRFSWIHIEDLFNIVLFLREKEELSGVFNCSSPYPVTNRELMNHLRQAMNIKVGLPSPKWMLEMGAMFIKTETELILKSRWVIPERLEREGYKFKFDKIDAALEHILARTD, encoded by the coding sequence ATGAGAAGAGTAATACTAGCTGGTGGAACTGGATTTGTAGGTACATATTTTGAAGAAAGATTTAAGAATCTAGGTTATGAAGTGAAGATTATTTCAAGACAAGAGGGTCATATTTCGTGGGAAAGTCACACAGAAATCGTAGAGGCAATAGAAAATTCCGATATTTTAATCAATTTAGCAGGGAAATCAGTGAACTGTCGCTACAATGATAAGAACAAAGAAGAGATACTGAAGTCAAGAACAGAGACAACAAGAATACTTGGAAATGCAATATTAGAATGTAACAATCCACCTTTATTATGGATTAATTCTAGTACAGCTACGATTTATAGGCATGCTGAAGATCGTCCCATGACGGAAGAGAATGGTGAGATTGGATCAGGGTTTTCAGTTGACGTAGCGAAAGAATGGGAGCGAGCATTCTTTACTTTCGAATTACTCCACACTCGTCAAGTTGCGTTAAGAATAGCGATTGTGTTAGGAGAAAATGGAGGTGTCATGACGCCTTTCAAAAACTTAGTCAAATTTGGACTTGGGGGTGTCCAAGGTTCTGGGAACCAACGATTTAGTTGGATTCATATCGAAGATTTATTTAATATCGTTCTTTTCCTTAGAGAGAAAGAAGAACTGAGCGGCGTATTTAATTGTTCATCTCCTTATCCTGTTACTAATCGAGAGTTAATGAATCATTTGCGACAAGCGATGAATATAAAAGTTGGACTGCCTTCTCCGAAATGGATGCTAGAGATGGGTGCAATGTTTATTAAAACAGAAACTGAACTGATTCTAAAAAGTCGTTGGGTTATTCCTGAGAGGTTAGAGAGAGAAGGATATAAGTTTAAATTTGATAAAATTGATGCGGCACTTGAACATATATTAGCAAGAACAGATTAA
- the msrA gene encoding peptide-methionine (S)-S-oxide reductase MsrA, with translation MEKAMFAGGCFWCMVTPFEELPGIHGIVSGYTGGTSESPTYEEVKTGTTGHYEVVQITFNPTLFPYKKLLELYWPQVDPTDDGGQFQDRGKQYRTAIFYYNEEQKEAALVSKEQVVDSGRFTGPIVTEIIPAQTFYVAEDYNQDYHKKNPKHYKEDREQSGRDEFIGKHWDE, from the coding sequence ATGGAAAAAGCAATGTTTGCAGGAGGGTGCTTTTGGTGCATGGTAACACCGTTCGAGGAATTGCCTGGCATTCATGGGATTGTATCAGGTTATACTGGGGGAACAAGTGAGAGCCCGACCTATGAGGAGGTCAAAACCGGAACGACGGGACACTACGAAGTTGTGCAGATCACGTTCAATCCAACGCTTTTCCCATATAAGAAGCTACTTGAGTTATACTGGCCACAAGTTGATCCGACCGACGATGGTGGACAGTTTCAGGATAGAGGCAAGCAATATCGTACGGCAATTTTTTATTATAATGAAGAACAGAAGGAAGCGGCACTTGTCTCTAAAGAGCAAGTAGTTGACAGCGGTAGGTTCACTGGCCCCATCGTTACTGAAATTATCCCGGCACAAACATTTTATGTGGCAGAGGATTACAATCAGGACTACCACAAAAAGAATCCTAAGCACTATAAAGAAGATCGCGAACAATCCGGCAGAGATGAGTTTATTGGCAAGCACTGGGACGAATGA
- a CDS encoding helix-turn-helix transcriptional regulator, with protein MTVNTLKEKTWLPDQTFPINIFFSHSFDLHWHDHIEWVFMKKGKLRIQIDADIEELEPGELAFINSKQLHGGWPLEEGTEFVSIVFNEGLVRGSELDVTENHYFLPYLTNQDKWPTKIQKNDPYLEEISHSFSRLVEEFESKQPAHELIVKAELLRIFGLFFRYASQYDESPKISRRVNERDFPHLLHQLRDRFRESITVDEAAHIVNLSPNHFCRVFKQMTSKTLIEYIHLLRINEAERLLMETNDPVSEIALQVGFSSTAYFGRVFKKIKNMAPSEIRK; from the coding sequence ATGACGGTCAATACACTCAAAGAAAAAACTTGGCTTCCCGATCAGACATTCCCAATTAATATTTTCTTCTCTCATTCATTCGATCTCCATTGGCATGATCATATTGAGTGGGTCTTCATGAAAAAAGGTAAATTGCGCATTCAGATTGATGCAGATATAGAGGAACTTGAACCTGGGGAGCTAGCCTTTATTAACTCTAAACAATTACATGGCGGTTGGCCCTTGGAGGAAGGCACTGAATTTGTAAGCATTGTTTTTAATGAAGGGTTAGTTAGAGGAAGTGAGCTTGATGTGACCGAGAATCACTATTTCCTTCCGTATCTGACCAACCAAGATAAGTGGCCAACTAAGATCCAAAAAAATGACCCTTATCTTGAGGAGATCAGTCATTCCTTCAGTCGGCTTGTGGAGGAATTCGAAAGTAAACAACCTGCTCACGAGCTGATTGTCAAAGCAGAATTACTACGAATCTTCGGGCTGTTCTTCCGCTATGCCAGTCAGTATGATGAATCTCCGAAAATTTCTAGACGCGTTAATGAACGTGACTTTCCTCATCTTCTTCATCAACTCCGTGATCGGTTCCGAGAGTCCATCACGGTAGATGAAGCAGCACACATCGTTAACCTTAGCCCCAATCATTTCTGCCGAGTATTCAAACAAATGACTAGTAAAACCTTGATTGAATACATCCATCTATTACGAATAAATGAGGCTGAAAGATTACTTATGGAGACTAATGATCCGGTCTCAGAAATCGCATTACAGGTGGGGTTCTCCAGCACAGCTTACTTTGGTAGAGTATTCAAGAAAATTAAGAACATGGCCCCTTCGGAGATTAGGAAATAA
- a CDS encoding YdcF family protein — protein sequence MNFIAQIKKNYFIDVILLLLCLSCLIIFGNPFGVMFLCGVSLVIIILRRIDLRKHVVIRRILIASFLILGISFVIIESLVISELGSNDSEITDIEYVVVLGAGIKGSELSLTLQQRLDTSLTYANMSREIPIIVSGGQGPGEDITEAQAMSNYLINKGISKDRIILESKSTSTQENLLFSKAIMNFEGLKNPTIMIITSDYHMHRAKLIAKELGFEAYGISSKSPGYLKPMNMIREYLATIKAFL from the coding sequence ATGAATTTCATAGCTCAAATCAAGAAGAATTACTTCATAGATGTCATTTTACTTCTACTGTGTTTGTCCTGTTTAATTATTTTTGGTAATCCATTCGGGGTTATGTTTCTATGTGGTGTAAGTCTGGTCATAATCATTCTAAGAAGAATTGATTTAAGAAAACATGTGGTTATAAGGAGGATCTTGATCGCATCTTTCTTGATCTTGGGTATTTCATTTGTAATCATTGAATCATTAGTCATATCAGAACTTGGTAGCAATGACAGTGAAATCACTGATATCGAGTATGTCGTTGTTTTAGGTGCTGGGATCAAAGGGTCTGAATTATCCCTCACTTTGCAGCAAAGATTGGATACGAGTCTGACATATGCAAATATGAGTAGGGAAATTCCGATTATTGTATCAGGTGGTCAAGGTCCAGGAGAAGATATTACTGAAGCTCAGGCGATGAGTAACTATTTGATAAATAAGGGGATCTCTAAGGATCGAATCATACTAGAGAGTAAATCAACAAGTACGCAAGAAAATTTATTGTTCTCAAAAGCGATTATGAATTTTGAGGGATTGAAGAATCCCACAATAATGATTATTACAAGTGACTATCATATGCACCGAGCGAAATTAATAGCCAAAGAACTAGGTTTTGAAGCTTATGGGATATCAAGTAAATCGCCGGGTTATCTAAAGCCTATGAATATGATTAGAGAATATCTTGCTACAATTAAAGCGTTCCTGTAG
- a CDS encoding AraC family transcriptional regulator yields the protein MKLSDHNMLWNHVSIRVMDVRHTIMKHGEELRSYPLPASAFLYTIRGSATVWLDGSANNVKRSHILHGGKGLCLDIVTEEIFEYYMILYTANLPLPCRQELVKLMETDNPFQKQYSFAPHDPISLFNNIKLMDKEWQRADTLEKLHVKTLFYQFVYELLRQYQQGNNAIKPDLVTQAIHYIHEHYREHITLESLVEMLDCNSRQFLRMFKSQKSTSPIDYLIHFRVNKAKELLLSTEFTLKEIADGVGYPDSYYFSRIFKKYEGVSPTSFKENARKMDTSRNNPSYMSRYPIVARKLRRYIDNDLDNHYQYNREGDLSMYRGHKTSMAATLLLCITLLLSACGSGTTNTNAVNGEEVPSKNVTTSTPTATNSSEIDSSRVIKHAMGEETLTGTPERVVILTNEGTEALLAVGIKPIGAVQSWIGDPWYDHIKADMQDVTVVGDELQPNIELIASLKPDLIIGNKVRQEKVYEQLKQIAPTVFAEDLAGDWKINFKLYMEAVNKKEEGEKAMADFDKRVADVKAKLGDKANTKVSVARFSASQVRIYQKQTFSGVLLNDLGIARPASQDKDDFIEVMSKETIPSMDGDVLFYFVTEAAGKTDASKVVEEWMKDPLFKNLNVSKNKKIVQVDEAIWNSAGGYMAANLLLDELVKYFEIK from the coding sequence ATGAAACTTAGTGACCATAACATGCTGTGGAATCATGTTTCGATCAGAGTTATGGATGTGCGCCATACGATTATGAAGCATGGGGAGGAATTACGCTCCTATCCGTTGCCGGCTAGTGCTTTCTTGTATACAATTCGTGGCAGTGCGACAGTGTGGTTGGATGGGTCAGCGAACAATGTGAAACGATCACATATCCTGCATGGTGGTAAAGGGTTGTGTCTTGATATTGTAACCGAAGAAATCTTTGAGTACTACATGATTTTGTACACAGCAAATTTGCCATTGCCGTGTCGTCAAGAGCTTGTGAAGCTTATGGAAACAGATAATCCATTTCAAAAGCAATACAGCTTTGCTCCGCATGATCCAATTTCGTTATTCAATAATATTAAGTTGATGGATAAAGAGTGGCAACGAGCAGATACACTAGAAAAATTGCATGTCAAAACGTTGTTTTATCAATTTGTATATGAGCTTTTGCGGCAATATCAACAAGGGAACAATGCCATCAAGCCTGATCTGGTGACGCAAGCCATTCATTATATTCACGAACACTATAGGGAGCACATTACCCTCGAATCACTGGTAGAAATGTTAGATTGTAACTCTAGGCAGTTCCTGAGGATGTTTAAAAGTCAGAAGAGTACCAGTCCAATCGATTATTTAATTCACTTTCGCGTGAATAAAGCCAAAGAACTATTGCTTAGTACTGAGTTTACGTTGAAAGAAATTGCTGATGGTGTTGGTTATCCGGACAGTTATTATTTTAGTCGTATTTTTAAGAAGTACGAGGGGGTTTCCCCGACAAGTTTCAAAGAAAATGCCCGCAAAATGGATACAAGTCGAAATAATCCATCCTATATGTCGAGATATCCTATTGTTGCAAGAAAGCTTCGACGTTATATTGATAATGATCTTGATAATCATTATCAATATAATAGAGAAGGGGATTTATCAATGTACAGAGGACACAAAACATCCATGGCAGCCACCTTACTACTTTGTATCACTTTATTGCTGAGTGCTTGCGGAAGTGGAACAACAAATACAAATGCTGTAAATGGGGAGGAAGTACCGAGCAAGAATGTGACAACATCAACTCCAACAGCAACTAATTCATCAGAAATCGATTCATCTCGAGTAATTAAACATGCTATGGGAGAAGAAACTCTGACAGGTACTCCTGAACGTGTTGTCATTCTTACTAACGAAGGAACCGAGGCCCTGCTAGCTGTGGGCATTAAACCAATCGGTGCCGTTCAATCTTGGATTGGAGACCCATGGTATGATCATATTAAAGCAGATATGCAGGATGTCACGGTTGTTGGTGATGAATTACAACCAAACATCGAACTGATCGCCAGCCTTAAACCTGACTTGATTATTGGGAATAAAGTCAGACAGGAGAAAGTATATGAACAATTGAAGCAGATCGCACCTACTGTATTCGCCGAAGATTTAGCCGGGGATTGGAAGATCAACTTCAAACTATATATGGAAGCTGTGAACAAGAAAGAAGAAGGCGAGAAGGCTATGGCTGACTTCGACAAACGGGTTGCTGATGTGAAGGCGAAACTGGGAGATAAAGCGAATACTAAAGTATCGGTTGCACGCTTCTCCGCTTCACAGGTACGTATCTATCAGAAGCAAACATTCTCAGGAGTTCTTTTAAATGATTTAGGAATTGCTCGCCCTGCTTCCCAGGATAAGGACGATTTTATCGAGGTTATGTCTAAAGAAACAATTCCTAGTATGGATGGGGATGTATTATTCTACTTCGTCACGGAAGCTGCCGGTAAGACGGATGCGTCCAAAGTGGTAGAGGAGTGGATGAAGGATCCTTTATTCAAAAACTTGAACGTATCCAAAAACAAGAAAATTGTACAGGTAGATGAAGCCATTTGGAACTCAGCGGGCGGCTACATGGCTGCTAATTTACTTCTGGATGAACTCGTTAAATATTTTGAAATAAAGTAA
- a CDS encoding Gfo/Idh/MocA family protein: protein MKKFKVGIIGCGNIFPMHASSIQLSDVAELVAVCDVKEERAKQAAEKYNCNFYTSYEEMIDQADLDVVHICTPHYLHSPMTLYAARKGKHILTEKPMSISTEDAKQMVDVCEENGVTLGVIFQNRYNPGSQLIKNAIEDGSLGQVLGAKCSVTWNRSDEYYSLSDWKGTWDMEGGGVLIDQAIHTMDLMRWFVGQEIEYVDAQIGNRAHEKIEVEDSVEGVMKFKNGIFGGFFAVNYYSYDAPVEIEVHCVKGIAKMVAERATIKYNDGTEITKDTNPNEVIDYGEGVKIYWGVSHMKQIREYYDTLETGKTPYIDGKEALKTQEMIAGIYQSGKENRRVYL, encoded by the coding sequence ATGAAGAAATTCAAAGTAGGTATTATCGGTTGTGGTAACATTTTTCCAATGCACGCGAGTTCTATTCAATTATCGGATGTAGCTGAGTTAGTAGCGGTCTGCGATGTGAAGGAGGAACGAGCGAAGCAAGCTGCCGAGAAGTATAATTGTAATTTTTACACAAGTTATGAAGAAATGATCGATCAAGCGGATTTGGACGTTGTTCATATCTGTACTCCACATTATCTACATTCACCGATGACGTTATATGCAGCAAGAAAAGGAAAGCATATCCTTACCGAGAAGCCGATGAGTATTAGTACGGAAGATGCTAAACAAATGGTCGATGTATGTGAAGAGAATGGAGTAACGCTAGGGGTTATTTTTCAGAATCGATATAATCCTGGATCTCAGCTCATTAAGAACGCTATTGAAGATGGAAGTCTTGGACAAGTACTTGGAGCCAAATGTTCAGTTACTTGGAATCGCTCGGATGAGTATTACAGCTTAAGCGATTGGAAAGGTACCTGGGACATGGAAGGCGGCGGTGTACTCATCGATCAAGCGATTCATACGATGGACTTAATGCGTTGGTTTGTAGGACAGGAAATTGAGTATGTTGATGCTCAAATCGGCAACCGAGCACATGAGAAAATTGAAGTTGAAGATAGTGTTGAAGGCGTAATGAAATTTAAGAATGGCATCTTTGGCGGATTCTTTGCTGTGAATTACTACAGTTATGATGCGCCAGTTGAGATTGAAGTTCATTGTGTAAAGGGAATTGCTAAGATGGTAGCGGAAAGAGCTACGATTAAATATAACGATGGCACGGAGATAACGAAGGATACCAATCCAAATGAAGTTATTGATTATGGAGAAGGTGTAAAGATTTATTGGGGCGTTAGCCATATGAAGCAAATTCGTGAATATTATGATACGCTCGAGACAGGTAAGACACCTTATATTGATGGTAAAGAAGCACTCAAGACACAAGAAATGATTGCGGGTATATATCAATCGGGCAAGGAAAATAGAAGAGTTTATTTGTGA
- the spoVAD gene encoding stage V sporulation protein AD, translating into MLKGHQSWIFENKPSIISTATVVGPFEGQGPLAEDFDVIHGELYIGQDSWEKAERAIMEEAAQLALQHANLKEGQIQFYLAGDLMNQIISSTFTARTLTIPFIGLFGACSTSMESLALSAYIVNTNGANYVLTGTCSHNASVEKQFRYPTEYGSQKPPTAQFTVTGAGAAVLSLKGEGPFVTSATMGRIIDMGIKDPFNMGAAMAPAAVDTIEAHFRDLNIGPEYYDLIVTGDLSKVGYEIACDLFEKHNVPIHKTTYSDCGMLIYNYETQNVQSGASGCGCSAVVTYGHIINRIRRGELNRVLIVATGALLSPLSFQQGESIPCIAHAVSIESKK; encoded by the coding sequence ATGCTAAAAGGTCATCAAAGCTGGATATTTGAGAATAAACCCTCTATCATCTCCACTGCGACCGTAGTAGGTCCATTCGAAGGCCAAGGTCCCCTTGCTGAGGATTTCGATGTTATTCATGGGGAACTATATATTGGTCAAGATAGCTGGGAGAAGGCAGAGAGAGCCATTATGGAAGAAGCTGCACAGTTAGCCTTACAGCATGCTAATCTCAAAGAAGGACAAATTCAGTTCTATCTTGCTGGGGATCTAATGAATCAGATTATCAGTAGTACCTTTACTGCGCGAACCTTGACGATTCCCTTCATCGGGTTATTCGGTGCATGTTCCACGTCAATGGAAAGCCTAGCTCTCTCTGCATATATTGTAAACACTAATGGAGCTAATTACGTGCTCACTGGAACCTGTAGCCATAACGCTAGTGTGGAAAAGCAATTCCGTTATCCAACGGAATATGGATCTCAAAAACCCCCGACTGCACAATTTACAGTTACAGGAGCAGGTGCAGCTGTACTTTCTTTGAAAGGTGAAGGTCCATTCGTAACTTCAGCGACCATGGGGCGGATTATCGACATGGGGATTAAAGATCCATTTAATATGGGCGCAGCTATGGCTCCTGCGGCCGTAGATACCATTGAAGCCCACTTTCGAGATTTGAACATCGGACCTGAGTATTACGATTTAATTGTCACTGGAGATCTCTCTAAAGTAGGTTATGAAATTGCCTGCGATCTATTTGAAAAACACAATGTTCCCATTCATAAAACGACCTATAGCGATTGTGGCATGTTGATCTATAATTATGAAACACAGAACGTCCAATCCGGAGCTAGTGGATGTGGATGCTCCGCCGTAGTTACCTATGGACATATCATAAACAGAATTCGCCGCGGGGAATTGAACCGAGTTCTAATTGTTGCTACCGGCGCCCTTCTGTCACCCCTCTCCTTTCAACAAGGGGAAAGCATCCCATGTATTGCGCATGCGGTCTCGATTGAAAGTAAGAAGTGA